A window from Triticum aestivum cultivar Chinese Spring chromosome 6D, IWGSC CS RefSeq v2.1, whole genome shotgun sequence encodes these proteins:
- the LOC123140885 gene encoding uncharacterized protein: MQGQDWCCYQTRPEGYMDQRIWMWHPLMAATAHSLFARSTVTNEDDTPNANEGATPNGSENQEAGPNGSALGTTVQDHSQVAGRDVIELEGTEPNADALTVVTVDANQVVQPNGSALDNSGQDGVQVSSTDVIVLEDTEPKCWHTDYH, translated from the exons ATGCAGGGTCAGGATTGGTGCTGCTACCag ACAAGGCCGGAAGGTTACATGGATCAGCGCATCTGGATGTGGCACCCTTTGATGGCAGCAACCGCACATTCG CTGTTCGCTCGTTCAACAGTTACCAATGAAGATGATACACCGAATGCAAATGAAGGGGCCACGCCAAATGGCTCGGAGAATCAAGAAGCTGGACCCAACGGTAGTGCGCTGGGTACTACTGTTCAAGATCACAGCCAAGTTGCCGGCAGGGATGTGATAGAGTTAGAGGGTACAGAGCCAAATGCTGACGCGCTAACTGTCGTCACAGTAGATGCCAATCAAGTAGTTCAACCCAATGGGAGTGCGTTGGATAATAGCGGTCAAGATGGCGTTCAAGTTAGCAGCACAGATGTGATAGTGTTAGAAGATACCGAGCCAAAATGCTGGCACACTGACTATCATTGA